Proteins encoded in a region of the Populus alba chromosome 13, ASM523922v2, whole genome shotgun sequence genome:
- the LOC118035498 gene encoding protein disulfide-isomerase 5-2 has protein sequence MKTTRSSLILILSIIISATESTRADKINTVLELDESNFDSTIAAYDYVFVDFYAPWCTHCKHLAPELDVAAPILAELKKPIVIAKVNADKYTRLARKHEVDGYPTLKIYMHGVPTEYYGPRKAELLVRFLRKFVAPDVVVLNSDSAIREFVEEAGTHFPIFIGFGLNETLISNLAIKYKKKAWFSVASDFSEDVMVQYDFDKIPTVVSIHPSYNDHSIFYGPFEEEFLEEFIKQNFLPLAVPINYDTLKVLKDDQRKIVLTILEDESEEKSQKLIKTLKAAASANRNLVFGYVGVKQWAEFAETFGAKGTKLPKMIVWDGGEEYLSVIGSESIEEEDQGSQISQFLAGYREGKTERNRISGPSLLGYLHSLIGIRTVYIIVFLVAMLILIRHISKEEPLTVGTGDQVEHATSSEAESSEYRPGDKQD, from the exons ATGAAGACGACGCGATCATCCTTAATCCTCATATTATCCATAATAATATCGGCAACAGAATCAACAAGAGCTGACAAAATAAATACAGTGTTAGAGCTAGACGAATCGAATTTCGATTCTACTATTGCTGCTTACGACTATGTCTTCGTCGATTTCTACGCCCCTTGGTGCACCCACTGCAAGCACCTCGCTCCCGAG ttagaTGTGGCTGCTCCAATTCTCGCTGAATTGAAGAAACCTATAGTCATAGCGAAAGTGAATGCCGACAAGTATACCCGTCTCGCTAGGAAACATGAAGTCGA TGGATATCCGACCCTCAAGATCTATATGCATGGTGTTCCGACAGAATATTATGGACCAAGGAAAGCAGAATTACTCGTTCGTTTTCTGAGGAAATTTGTGGCTCCTGATGTTGTTGTCCTTAATTCCGACTCAGCTATAAGAGAGTTTGTTGAAGAAGCTGGGACACATTTTCCTATATTTATAGGTTTCGGTTTAAATGAGACTTTGATATCAAATCTAGCCATAAAGTATAAGAAGAAGGCTTGGTTTTCTGTAGCAAGTGATTTCTCAGAGGATGTAATGGTACAATATGATTTTGACAAGATTCCAACTGTGGTATCTATTCATCCAAGTTACAATGATCATAGCATCTTTTATGGGCCCTTTGAAG AGGAATTTTTGGAggaattcataaaacaaaattttcttcctTTGGCTGTGCCCATAAACTATGATACACTGAAGGTACTGAAAGATGATCAGAGGAAAATTGTCCTGACCATCTTGGAGGATGAGTCTGAAGAGAAATCGCAAAAGTTGATCAAGACATTGAAGGCTGCTGCATCAGCAAATCGCAATTTGGTATTTGGATATGTTGGGGTTAAACAATGGGCGGAATTTGCGGAGACATTTGGTGCCAAGGGGACAAAACTACCAAAAATGATTGTTTGGGATGGAGGCGAGGAGTATCTTTCA GTTATTGGTTCAGAAAGCATTGAAGAGGAGGACCAGGGGTCTCAAATCTCACAATTCCTTGCAGGATATAGAGAAGGGAAAACAGAGCGGAATAGAATTAGTGGTCCATCACTGTTGGGCTATCTCCATTCACTGATTGGAATTAGAACCGTGTACATAATTGTGTTTTTGGTCGCAATGCTAATACTGATCCGACATATTAGCAAAGAGGAACCTCTAACGGTTGGTACCGGAGACCAAGTTGAACACGCGACAAGCTCTGAAGCGGAAAGCTCAGAGTATAGACCCGGGGATAAGCAAGACTAG